A single region of the Pseudomonas sp. GGS8 genome encodes:
- a CDS encoding iron ABC transporter permease encodes MLAIWLSLALGPVSLPLFDTLRAALRLIGLPTAPDGLEQAELILSQIRLPRTLLGLAVGGVLALSGVAMQGLFRNPLADPGLVGVSSGAALGAAIAIVGGSVFGGLPESFGPYLLSVCAFLGGLGVTALVYRLGRRNGQTSAATMLLAGIALTALAGSAVGLFTYLADDATLRTLAFWNLGSLNGASYSRLWPLLLVSAGVALWLPRRAKALNALLLGESEAGHLGIDVEGLKRELVFCTALGVGAAVAAAGMIGFVGLVVPHLVRLLAGPDHRVLLPASVLAGASLLLFADLVARLALAPAELPIGIVTAFIGAPFFLYLLLRGRA; translated from the coding sequence TTGCTGGCGATCTGGCTGTCGCTGGCGCTGGGTCCGGTGAGTTTGCCGTTGTTCGATACGCTACGGGCGGCGCTGCGGCTGATCGGTTTGCCCACTGCGCCCGACGGGTTGGAGCAGGCTGAGCTGATCCTCAGTCAGATTCGCCTGCCGCGAACCTTGCTCGGTTTGGCGGTGGGCGGGGTTCTGGCGCTGTCCGGCGTGGCGATGCAGGGCTTGTTTCGCAATCCTCTGGCCGATCCGGGCCTGGTGGGGGTTTCCAGCGGCGCAGCACTGGGCGCGGCCATCGCGATTGTCGGCGGCTCGGTATTCGGTGGACTGCCTGAATCCTTCGGGCCTTATCTGTTGTCGGTGTGCGCGTTTCTCGGCGGGTTGGGGGTGACGGCGCTGGTCTATCGACTGGGGCGACGCAATGGCCAGACCAGCGCCGCCACCATGCTGCTCGCCGGTATTGCATTGACTGCCCTGGCCGGTTCGGCGGTCGGGCTCTTCACCTATCTGGCGGATGACGCGACTCTACGCACCCTGGCGTTCTGGAACCTGGGCAGCCTTAACGGCGCCAGTTACTCGCGGCTCTGGCCGTTGCTGCTGGTGAGCGCCGGTGTGGCGCTGTGGTTGCCGCGTCGGGCCAAGGCCTTGAATGCATTGTTGCTGGGGGAGTCGGAGGCCGGTCACTTGGGTATCGACGTCGAAGGCCTCAAACGCGAATTGGTGTTCTGCACGGCGCTGGGTGTCGGCGCGGCGGTAGCGGCGGCGGGGATGATCGGGTTTGTCGGCCTGGTGGTACCGCATCTGGTGCGGCTGCTGGCCGGTCCCGATCATCGGGTGCTGTTGCCGGCGTCGGTGTTGGCGGGGGCCAGTCTCCTGTTGTTTGCCGATCTGGTGGCGCGGCTGGCGCTGGCGCCGGCTGAGTTGCCGATCGGGATTGTCACGGCTTTCATTGGCGCGCCGTTCTTTCTGTATTTATTGCTCAGAGGGCGTGCCTGA
- a CDS encoding Rieske (2Fe-2S) protein: MKLLCTGAELADASSRGFDVDGQKLLAVRRDGRVYVYENRCPHRGVALEWQPDQFLDPSNSLIQCATHGALFLIEDGECVAGPCAGQSLTTIPCREDEQGIWVTL; the protein is encoded by the coding sequence ATGAAACTTCTTTGCACAGGCGCCGAATTGGCTGACGCCAGCAGTCGCGGTTTCGACGTCGACGGTCAGAAGCTTCTGGCTGTGCGCCGAGACGGTCGAGTGTACGTGTATGAAAATCGCTGCCCGCACCGTGGTGTCGCACTGGAATGGCAGCCCGACCAGTTTCTCGACCCCAGCAACAGCCTGATCCAGTGCGCCACCCACGGCGCACTGTTTCTGATCGAAGACGGCGAATGCGTCGCCGGACCGTGCGCCGGACAATCCCTGACCACCATCCCCTGCCGCGAAGACGAGCAAGGGATCTGGGTCACGCTCTAA
- the dksA gene encoding RNA polymerase-binding protein DksA produces the protein MPTQAKQQNQSISGFEPYKEVKGEEYMGKPMRAHFTKILNKWKQDLMQEVDRTVDHMKDEAANFPDPADRASQEEEFSLELRARDRERKLIKKIDKTLQLIEDEEYGWCESCGVEIGVKRLEARPTADMCVDCKTLAEIKEKQVGK, from the coding sequence ATGCCCACCCAAGCAAAGCAGCAAAATCAGTCGATCAGCGGCTTCGAACCCTACAAAGAAGTGAAGGGCGAAGAGTACATGGGCAAACCCATGCGTGCTCACTTCACCAAGATCCTGAACAAGTGGAAACAGGACTTGATGCAGGAAGTCGACCGTACTGTTGATCATATGAAAGACGAAGCGGCCAACTTTCCTGACCCGGCAGACCGTGCCAGCCAGGAAGAGGAATTCAGCCTCGAATTGCGCGCCCGCGACCGCGAGCGCAAGTTGATCAAGAAAATCGACAAAACCCTGCAATTGATCGAAGACGAAGAATACGGCTGGTGCGAGTCCTGCGGCGTCGAAATCGGCGTCAAGCGACTGGAAGCCCGCCCTACCGCCGACATGTGTGTTGACTGCAAGACCCTGGCGGAAATCAAAGAAAAACAAGTCGGCAAGTAA
- a CDS encoding heme ABC transporter ATP-binding protein: protein MLRAQNLQIRRGRKIVLTDITLELKSGEVLGVLGPNGAGKSTLLGALCGELPADHGSVWLDEHELSHWAGGQRAQRLAVLPQVSTLDFAFRVEEVVGMGRLPYQSGRVRDDEIVATALQAADAGHLSGRSYLALSGGERQRVHLARVLAQLWPGEAGQTLLLDEPTSMLDPLHQHTTLQAVCEFADRGAAVLVILHDLNLAARYCDRLLLLEGGRLVALDTPEQVLRPELLKAVFGLEVLVQPHPERGHPLVIAR from the coding sequence ATGTTGCGAGCGCAGAACCTGCAAATCCGCCGCGGTCGAAAGATTGTCCTGACGGACATCACCCTTGAGCTTAAATCGGGCGAAGTCCTCGGCGTGTTGGGTCCTAATGGCGCCGGCAAAAGCACGTTGCTCGGCGCCCTCTGCGGTGAATTGCCTGCGGACCATGGCAGTGTCTGGCTCGATGAGCATGAATTGAGTCATTGGGCCGGGGGGCAGCGAGCCCAGCGTTTGGCGGTGTTGCCGCAAGTGTCGACCCTGGACTTTGCCTTTCGCGTCGAAGAAGTGGTCGGCATGGGCCGCCTGCCTTATCAAAGCGGCCGGGTCCGGGATGACGAGATTGTCGCCACCGCGCTACAGGCGGCCGATGCGGGGCACTTGAGCGGTCGCAGTTATCTGGCGTTATCCGGCGGTGAACGTCAGCGGGTGCATCTGGCGCGGGTGTTGGCGCAACTCTGGCCAGGCGAGGCGGGGCAGACGTTGTTGCTCGATGAGCCGACGTCGATGCTCGATCCGCTGCATCAACACACTACTCTGCAAGCGGTGTGTGAGTTCGCCGATCGCGGTGCGGCGGTGCTGGTGATCTTGCATGATCTGAACCTGGCGGCACGTTATTGTGATCGCCTGTTACTGCTCGAAGGTGGGCGTCTGGTGGCGCTGGACACGCCCGAACAGGTACTGCGTCCGGAACTGCTCAAGGCTGTGTTCGGGCTGGAAGTATTGGTGCAACCGCACCCGGAGCGTGGGCATCCGCTGGTTATCGCCCGCTGA
- the sfsA gene encoding DNA/RNA nuclease SfsA — translation MRFHPPLEEGRLIRRYKRFLADIEAVGGELLTIHCPNTGSMLNCQVEGGQVWFSRSTDPKRKLPGTWEIGETPQGRLFCVNTGRANGLIEEALRAGVIAELNGFTELKREVAYGQESSRIDFRLDYPGGPAYVEVKSVTLGFDGSAVAAFPDAVTQRGAKHLRELAHLARDGIRAVQLYCVNLTGVDAVRPAEEIDSTYAAALREAVACGVEVLAYGVRLTHEELVVDRRLDVLLNG, via the coding sequence ATGCGCTTCCATCCTCCCCTCGAAGAAGGTCGCTTGATTCGTCGTTACAAACGTTTTCTCGCCGACATCGAAGCCGTTGGCGGCGAGTTGCTGACCATTCACTGCCCGAACACCGGTTCAATGCTTAATTGCCAGGTCGAGGGCGGGCAAGTCTGGTTTAGCCGCTCCACCGACCCCAAGCGCAAGTTGCCCGGTACCTGGGAAATTGGCGAAACCCCGCAGGGACGGCTGTTCTGTGTGAACACCGGGCGCGCCAACGGCTTGATCGAGGAGGCGCTGCGGGCTGGCGTCATCGCCGAGCTGAACGGCTTTACCGAACTGAAGCGCGAAGTGGCCTACGGTCAGGAAAGCAGCCGCATCGACTTTCGCCTCGATTACCCGGGCGGACCGGCTTATGTGGAAGTCAAAAGCGTCACCCTGGGCTTCGATGGTTCGGCGGTAGCGGCATTTCCTGATGCGGTGACCCAGCGCGGGGCCAAGCATTTGCGCGAGCTGGCACATTTGGCCCGGGACGGGATTCGCGCAGTGCAGTTGTATTGCGTGAACCTGACAGGGGTCGACGCGGTACGTCCTGCCGAAGAAATCGATTCGACCTACGCGGCGGCGTTACGCGAAGCAGTGGCGTGCGGGGTCGAAGTGCTGGCGTATGGCGTGCGCTTGACCCACGAAGAGTTGGTGGTCGATCGGCGCTTGGATGTGTTGCTGAACGGTTAG
- a CDS encoding pyridoxal phosphate-dependent aminotransferase — protein MAPSYSARSRAIEPFHVMALLARANELQAAGHDVIHLEIGEPDFTTAEPIIQAGQAALTAGKTRYTAARGIPELREAISGFYQQRYRLSIDPQRIMITPGGSGALLLASALLVDPGKHWLLADPGYPCNRHFLRLVEGAAQLVPVGPDVRYQLTPDLVARHWDHDSVGALVASPANPTGTILTRDELAGLSAAIKARHGHLVVDEIYHGLTYGTDAASVLEVDDSAFVLNSFSKYFGMTGWRLGWLVAPEAAVGELEKLAQNLYISAPSMAQYAALACFEPATISILEERRAEFGRRRDFLLPALRELGFGIVVEPEGAFYLYADISKFGGDAFSFCQHFLETEHVAITPGLDFGRHQAGHHVRFAYTQSLPRLQEAVERIARGLKSWQG, from the coding sequence ATGGCTCCGTCCTACAGTGCGCGCAGTCGCGCTATCGAACCGTTCCATGTCATGGCCCTGCTGGCGCGGGCCAACGAGCTGCAAGCGGCTGGCCACGACGTGATTCATCTGGAAATCGGCGAGCCGGACTTCACCACCGCCGAGCCGATCATCCAGGCCGGCCAGGCCGCGCTGACGGCGGGGAAGACCCGTTACACCGCCGCCCGTGGCATTCCCGAGCTGCGTGAGGCCATTTCGGGTTTTTATCAGCAGCGTTACCGGCTGAGCATCGATCCGCAGCGCATCATGATCACGCCCGGCGGTTCAGGCGCGTTGCTGTTGGCCAGCGCCTTGCTGGTGGACCCGGGCAAGCATTGGCTGCTGGCCGACCCGGGTTACCCGTGCAACCGGCACTTCCTGCGCCTGGTGGAAGGCGCGGCGCAACTGGTGCCGGTCGGGCCGGACGTGCGTTATCAACTGACTCCCGACCTGGTCGCGCGTCACTGGGATCACGACAGTGTCGGCGCCTTGGTAGCGTCGCCGGCCAACCCCACCGGGACCATCCTGACCCGTGATGAGTTGGCCGGGTTGTCCGCGGCGATCAAGGCTCGTCACGGTCATTTGGTGGTCGACGAGATCTACCACGGCCTGACTTACGGCACGGATGCGGCCAGCGTGCTGGAAGTCGATGACAGCGCCTTCGTCCTCAATAGTTTTTCCAAGTATTTCGGCATGACCGGCTGGCGCCTCGGTTGGCTGGTCGCGCCCGAAGCGGCAGTCGGTGAACTGGAGAAGCTCGCCCAGAACCTCTACATCAGTGCACCGAGCATGGCGCAGTACGCCGCATTGGCCTGCTTCGAGCCCGCCACCATCAGCATTCTCGAGGAGCGCCGCGCCGAGTTCGGTCGACGTCGCGACTTTCTGCTGCCAGCCCTGCGGGAATTGGGTTTCGGTATCGTCGTAGAACCGGAAGGCGCGTTCTATTTGTACGCCGATATCAGCAAGTTCGGCGGCGATGCCTTCTCGTTTTGCCAACACTTCCTCGAAACCGAACACGTTGCGATTACCCCGGGGCTGGACTTCGGGCGTCATCAAGCCGGGCATCATGTGCGGTTTGCCTATACCCAAAGCCTTCCGCGCTTGCAAGAAGCAGTCGAACGGATCGCTCGCGGGTTGAAGAGCTGGCAAGGCTGA
- a CDS encoding ChaN family lipoprotein, with protein MRTRVMVFLAALLLSACQHVAVPPVSGEIRDLRSGQLMTAQELLARLAEPSRLIVGEQHDNRDHHQLQLWLLQALGERRPQGSLLLEMLTPDQQQRVDDVRHASPLPTDLSGALAWQSGWDWDLYGPIVRFALIQPYPLLAANLGTPEVRNVYAKPPTLSGARSNAATVKNKLLAQISDSHCGLLPESQMPAMLAVQQQRDRRIAERLRVAPMPSLLFAGAFHARKDVGVPIHVLDLGEPEAPTVLMLAEQGAEVTPAMADYVWYTPATPPQDYCAQMRKQFGKPSG; from the coding sequence ATGAGAACGCGCGTGATGGTTTTTCTGGCTGCGCTGTTACTGAGTGCTTGCCAGCATGTAGCGGTGCCGCCGGTCAGCGGCGAAATCCGGGATCTGCGCAGCGGTCAGCTCATGACGGCGCAGGAACTGCTTGCACGGTTGGCTGAACCTTCGCGGCTGATCGTCGGCGAGCAGCATGACAATCGTGATCACCATCAACTGCAATTGTGGTTATTGCAGGCGCTGGGTGAGCGACGGCCGCAAGGCAGTCTGCTCCTGGAAATGCTGACGCCGGATCAGCAGCAACGCGTCGATGACGTTCGGCATGCCTCACCATTGCCGACCGATTTGTCCGGGGCATTGGCCTGGCAGTCGGGATGGGACTGGGATCTTTACGGGCCGATCGTTCGATTTGCCCTGATTCAGCCGTACCCGTTACTGGCGGCTAATCTGGGCACGCCTGAAGTCCGTAACGTCTATGCCAAGCCGCCGACATTGAGCGGTGCGCGCTCCAACGCTGCGACGGTCAAAAATAAGTTGCTGGCTCAGATCAGTGATTCCCACTGTGGTTTGCTGCCTGAATCACAGATGCCCGCGATGCTGGCCGTCCAGCAGCAGCGTGACCGACGGATAGCCGAGCGATTACGGGTGGCACCGATGCCTTCACTGTTGTTTGCCGGTGCGTTCCACGCACGCAAGGATGTCGGGGTGCCGATCCATGTGCTGGATCTGGGGGAGCCCGAGGCACCAACGGTATTGATGCTGGCAGAGCAGGGTGCGGAGGTCACGCCGGCCATGGCTGATTACGTCTGGTATACGCCCGCCAC